The Populus trichocarpa isolate Nisqually-1 chromosome 11, P.trichocarpa_v4.1, whole genome shotgun sequence genome has a segment encoding these proteins:
- the LOC18103557 gene encoding probable amino acid permease 7 isoform X2 encodes MGVEEEASSFLHAPRPGIKRTGTAWTAVAHIITGVIGSGVLSLAWSMAQLGWIAGPVTMLCFALVTLVSAFLLCDCYRSPDPEFGPKRNRSYLEAVHETLGKRNALICGVLAQIGLYGTGIVYTITTAISMRAIQKSNCYHKEGHEATCEYGGSLYMLLFGVVQVVLSQIPDFHNLQWLSIVAAIMSVSYASIGFALGFAQVIANGFVKGGIAGVSAYRAADKVWNVSQALGDIAFAYPYSLILLEIQDTLKSPPSESKSMKKASTIAVVVTTFFYLCCGGFGYAAFGEKTPGNLLTGFGFYEPYWLIDLANACIVLHLVGGYQVSN; translated from the exons ATGGGAGTAGAAGAAGAGGCATCATCATTCTTGCATGCTCCTAGGCCTGGAATCAAGAGAACTG GGACCGCATGGACGGCAGTGGCACACATAATAACCGGAGTGATAGGGTCAGGGGTGCTATCACTAGCATGGAGCATGGCTCAGTTAGGGTGGATTGCAGGTCCTGTAACCATGCTTTGTTTTGCTTTAGTGACCCTTGTTTCTGCTTTCCTTCTCTGCGATTGCTATCGATCTCCTGATCCTGAATTTGGTCCCAAGAGAAATCGATCTTACCTTGAAGCTGTTCATGAGACTTTAG GAAAAAGGAACGCATTGATATGTGGCGTCTTAGCACAAATAGGCTTATATGGAACAGGAATTGTCTACACTATTACTACTGCTATCAGCATGAG GGCAATTCAGAAATCAAACTGTTATCACAAAGAAGGGCACGAGGCTACTTGTGAATATGGAGGCTCTTTATATATGCTGCTATTTGGAGTGGTTCAAGTTGTACTGTCCCAAATACCAGATTTCCATAACCTACAATGGCTATCAATTGTTGCTGCAATCATGTCAGTCAGCTATGCCTCTATAGGATTTGCACTTGGGTTTGCACAAGTGATAG CAAATGGATTTGTTAAGGGTGGGATCGCAGGAGTCTCAGCTTATAGGGCAGCTGATAAAGTATGGAATGTATCTCAAGCACTTGGAGATATTGCATTTGCATATCCATATTCCCTAATTCTACTAGAAATACAG GATACTTTAAAATCACCTCCATCAGAAAGCAAGAGCATGAAGAAGGCATCGACAATAGCAGTTGTCGTCACCACATTTTTCTACCTCTGCTGCGGAGGCTTTGGTTATGCAGCTTTTGGAGAAAAAACACCAGGGAACCTCTTGACAGGATTTGGATTTTATGAACCGTACTGGCTTATTGACCTGGCCAATGCTTGTATTGTGCTTCATCTAGTTGGTGGCTATCAG GTTTCCAATTGA
- the LOC18103557 gene encoding probable amino acid permease 7 isoform X1, with protein MGVEEEASSFLHAPRPGIKRTGTAWTAVAHIITGVIGSGVLSLAWSMAQLGWIAGPVTMLCFALVTLVSAFLLCDCYRSPDPEFGPKRNRSYLEAVHETLGKRNALICGVLAQIGLYGTGIVYTITTAISMRAIQKSNCYHKEGHEATCEYGGSLYMLLFGVVQVVLSQIPDFHNLQWLSIVAAIMSVSYASIGFALGFAQVIANGFVKGGIAGVSAYRAADKVWNVSQALGDIAFAYPYSLILLEIQDTLKSPPSESKSMKKASTIAVVVTTFFYLCCGGFGYAAFGEKTPGNLLTGFGFYEPYWLIDLANACIVLHLVGGYQVYSQPLFAVIENWIAEKYPDNRFLNKNLTYKFPRLPGFQLNLLRLCFRTIYVISTTTIAVMFPYFNQVIGLVGGFGFWPLTVYFPVEMYFKQKNIEAWTIKWIMLRAFSVLCFLVTAFALIGSVEGLMSARLS; from the exons ATGGGAGTAGAAGAAGAGGCATCATCATTCTTGCATGCTCCTAGGCCTGGAATCAAGAGAACTG GGACCGCATGGACGGCAGTGGCACACATAATAACCGGAGTGATAGGGTCAGGGGTGCTATCACTAGCATGGAGCATGGCTCAGTTAGGGTGGATTGCAGGTCCTGTAACCATGCTTTGTTTTGCTTTAGTGACCCTTGTTTCTGCTTTCCTTCTCTGCGATTGCTATCGATCTCCTGATCCTGAATTTGGTCCCAAGAGAAATCGATCTTACCTTGAAGCTGTTCATGAGACTTTAG GAAAAAGGAACGCATTGATATGTGGCGTCTTAGCACAAATAGGCTTATATGGAACAGGAATTGTCTACACTATTACTACTGCTATCAGCATGAG GGCAATTCAGAAATCAAACTGTTATCACAAAGAAGGGCACGAGGCTACTTGTGAATATGGAGGCTCTTTATATATGCTGCTATTTGGAGTGGTTCAAGTTGTACTGTCCCAAATACCAGATTTCCATAACCTACAATGGCTATCAATTGTTGCTGCAATCATGTCAGTCAGCTATGCCTCTATAGGATTTGCACTTGGGTTTGCACAAGTGATAG CAAATGGATTTGTTAAGGGTGGGATCGCAGGAGTCTCAGCTTATAGGGCAGCTGATAAAGTATGGAATGTATCTCAAGCACTTGGAGATATTGCATTTGCATATCCATATTCCCTAATTCTACTAGAAATACAG GATACTTTAAAATCACCTCCATCAGAAAGCAAGAGCATGAAGAAGGCATCGACAATAGCAGTTGTCGTCACCACATTTTTCTACCTCTGCTGCGGAGGCTTTGGTTATGCAGCTTTTGGAGAAAAAACACCAGGGAACCTCTTGACAGGATTTGGATTTTATGAACCGTACTGGCTTATTGACCTGGCCAATGCTTGTATTGTGCTTCATCTAGTTGGTGGCTATCAG GTTTACAGTCAGCCATTATTTGCAGTCATTGAAAACTGGATTGCAGAGAAATATCCAGACAACAGGTTTTTGAATAAGAATCTCACCTACAAATTCCCACGGTTGCCAGGTTTCCAATTGAATCTCCTCAGATTGTGTTTCCGAACTATCTACGTCATATCAACAACCACGATAGCAGTGATGTTTCCTTACTTCAACCAGGTTATTGGATTGGTAGGAGGATTCGGCTTTTGGCCCTTGACGGTATATTTTCCTGTGGAAATGTATTTTAAGCAGAAAAATATTGAGGCGTGGACAATTAAGTGGATCATGCTTCGAGCCTTTAGCGTCCTCTGCTTTTTGGTGACAGCGTTTGCTTTGATTGGATCAGTTGAAGGGCTGATGAGTGCAAGATTGAGCTAA
- the LOC18103558 gene encoding transcription factor MYB80: protein MGRIPCCEKDNVKRGQWTPEEDNKLSSYIAQHGTRNWRLIPKNAGLQRCGKSCRLRWTNYLRPDLKHGQFSDAEEHTIVKLHSVVGNRWSLIAAQLPGRTDNDVKNHWNTKLKRKLSGMGIDPVTHKPFSHLMAEIATTLATPQVANLAEAALGCFKDEMLHLLTKKRIDFQLLQCNTNGVQGNTSSPYIATKHDENDDTIERIKLGFSRAMQEPGILPPNKTWDSTGATSANFAGTCAYFPSSVNAFLCGPSSFGNEVALSPWSQSMCTGSTCTAGDQQGRLHEKLDDENGEESQGGKEIRNGSSLFNTDCVLWDLPSDDLMNSIV from the exons ATGGGCAGGATTCCGTGTTGTGAGAAGGACAACGTGAAAAGGGGGCAATGGACACCTGAAGAAGATAACAAACTCTCTTCTTACATCGCCCAACACGGCACCCGTAACTGGCGGCTCATCCCCAAGAATGCTG GTCTCCAGAGATGTGGGAAGAGTTGCAGGTTGCGGTGGACTAATTATCTCCGGCCTGATCTGAAGCACGGCCAGTTTTCGGATGCAGAAGAACATACCATTGTCAAGCTTCACTCTGTTGTTGGCAACCG ATGGTCATTGATTGCTGCTCAGCTTCCAGGCCGCACAGACAATGATGTTAAAAATCACTGGAACACCAAGCTGAAAAGGAAGCTTTCTGGCATGGGAATAGACCCAGTTACCCACAAGCCCTTCTCCCACCTCATGGCAGAGATTGCCACCACACTAGCAACACCGCAGGTGGCTAACCTTGCAGAAGCAGCCCTTGGCTGCTTCAAGGATGAAATGCTCCACCTGCTCACTAAAAAGCGGATTGACTTCCAGCTGCTACAATGCAACACAAATGGAGTACAAGGGAACACCTCATCCCCTTACATTGCCACTAAAcatgatgaaaatgatgataCTATTGAGAGAATCAAGCTTGGTTTCTCGAGGGCTATGCAAGAACCTGGAATTCTGCCCCCAAACAAGACCTGGGATTCCACTGGTGCTACCTCTGCCAATTTTGCAGGCACCTGCGCCTACTTCCCTTCATCAGTTAATGCATTTTTATGTGGTCCATCTTCTTTTGGCAACGAAGTAGCTTTATCGCCATGGAGTCAGAGTATGTGCACTGGAAGCACGTGCACAGCAGGTGACCAACAAGGTAGATTGCATGAAAAGCTCGATGATGAGAATGGAGAAGAATCCCAGGGTGGGAAAGAGATTAGAAATGGCTCATCCCTCTTCAATACAGACTGCGTTCTATGGGATTTACCATCTGATGATCTAATGAACTCAATAGTTTAA
- the LOC18103559 gene encoding LOW QUALITY PROTEIN: proteasome activator subunit 4 (The sequence of the model RefSeq protein was modified relative to this genomic sequence to represent the inferred CDS: substituted 3 bases at 3 genomic stop codons), producing the protein MHLYNAWLPPPVVEETKKEKDSFRTVLNSVKNSYKPDDPDSVYSTLKWISVLELFIKAKSELNLEDVAELVQFGIELFNISQNKLYAQVRWGNLLVRVLNKYRKRLAFKVQWRPLYDTLIHTHFTRNTGPEGWRLRQRHFQTISSLVRSCRRFFPAGSALEIWNEFCSLLENPWHNSSFEGSGFLRLFLPTNLENQDFYTETWVKKSLNMWDSIPNSQFWNSQWAAIIARVIKNYDFIDWECFLPMLFSRFLNMFEVPLANGSASYPFSVDVPRYTRFLFSHKTSTPAKAIAKSIVYLLKPGGAAQELFGKLGNLLEQYYHPSNGGRWTYSLERFLLHLVIMFQKRLQHEQWSTDNNRQAEMFLGRSERTYFVNVLLKLIDRGQYSKDEHLSETVAAATSILSYVEPTLVLPFLASRFHLALETMTATHQLKTAVMSVAFAGRSLCLTSLSTRGKQEDCGGGDDAYVDLLTISLSNALLGMDANDPPKTLATMQLIGSIFSNIATLDDSTDQLSFMPMIRFSEWLDEFLCRLFSLLQHLEPSSVLHEGLHSSATSGTFLVDDGPFYYCMLEILLGRLSKSLYNQALRKIAKFVRTSILPGAVAEVGLLCCACVHSNPEAAVASLVDPILSSVISSLKGTPATGFGGRGIPDATVSIKAKPTLSPALETAIDYQLKILSVAINYGGPALLRCKDQFKEAIVSAFESPSWKVNGAGDHLLRSLLGSLIVYYPMDQYKSISRHPAALALEEWISAKDYNSDGPSMGPKWHVPNDDEVQFANELLNLHFQSALDDLLKICQNKIHSDTGNEKEHLKVTLLRIDSSLQGVLSCLPDFSPSSRNGIVEDASHISFLIAGATGSSVGSTGLREKAVEIIHAACKYMLEEKSDDSILLILTVRIMDALGNFGSLEYEEWSNHRQAWKLESAAILEPPMNFIVSSHSQGKKRPRWALIDKAYMHSTWRSSQSSYHLFRMSGNFSPPDHAILLMDDLLKLSLHSYETVRSLAGKSLLKMIKRWPSMISKCVLSLTEHLRNPSSPEYAVLGSCTVLSTQTVLKHLTTDPKALSSFLLGILSSSHHESLKAQKAINELFVMYNIYFPGVSRSIFRTSDNHIDGPNFADLVSQIGSMSFDSSGLHWRYNLMANRVPFLLLCDXLLALFISILSTFXWDFHSQFLXHCLTDAFSGHFLKNLKSQLPQTRILAISALNTLLKESPYKLSAENQSAVLEDLQTNAKSSLEGALSEIFQEEGFFNETLNSLSHVHVITDIDSTSSRGSHGNSFIQNLADKSITRFYFDFSSSWPRTPSWISLFGSDTFYSNFARIFKRLIQECGMPVLQALKGTLEEFANAKERSKQCVAAEAFAGVLHSDINGLLGAWDNWIIVQLQTVILSQSVESIPEWAACIRYSVTGKGKYGTRVPVLRKQILDCLMTPLPPAVNTTVVAKRYTFLSAALIEISPQKMPVAEIKLHNRLMNELLDNMWHSSAQVREAIGVTLAVLCSNIRLHLSSAHDYSCEEASEIDNQLKEEKWVLILTHRATDVVTNIQNTSPADNLETAGHTAFQNGSLNGDAQDDVKWMETLFHFIISTLKSGRSSYLLDVIVQFLYPVLSLQETSNKDLSTLAKACFELLKWRIFWAPHLQRAVSVILCSANDPNWRTRSATLTYLRTFMYRHTFILSNVEKQQIWKTVESLLRDNQVEVREHAATVLAGLVKGGNEDLARDFRERAYLEANTIHRKRKQRNLKTGQSIASVHGAVLALVASVLSVPYDMPSWLPDHVTLLACFGGEPSPVKSTVTKAIAEFRRTHADTWNVQKDSFTEEQLEVLADTSSSSSYFA; encoded by the exons ATGCATCTCTACAATGCGTGGCTGCCACCGCCAGTGGTGGAGGAGACGAAGAAAGAGAAAGACTCCTTCCGCACCGTGCTCAACTCCGTCAAGAACTCTTACAAACCCGATGATCCTGATTCCGTTTACTCCACTCTCAAATGGATTTCCGTCCTCGAACT TTTTATTAAGGCGAAGAGCGAATTGAATTTGGAAGATGTAGCTGAACTCGTTCAATTTGGAATTGAGTTGTTCAATATTTCGCAGAATAAGCTTTACGCTCAg gtgagATGGGGAAATTTGTTAGTGAGAGTGCTAAATAAGTATAGAAAGAGGTTGGCTTTCAAAGTGCAATGGAGGCCTTTGTATGATACTCTTATTCATACTCATTTTACAAg GAACACTGGTCCGGAAGGGTGGAGATTGAGACAAAGGCATTTTCAGACTATTTCTTCACTTGTTCGGTCCTGCCGGAGGTTCTTTCCTGCTGGTTCGGCTTTGGAGATTTGGAATGAGTTCTG TTCTCTCTTGGAAAATCCATGGCATAATTCATCCTTTGAAGGATCTGGGTTTTTGAGACTGTTTTTGCCGACAAACTTGGAGAACCAGGACTTCTATACAGA AACTTGGGTTAAAAAGAGCTTGAACATGTGGGACTCGATACCAAATTCCCAATTCTGGAACAGCCAGTGGGCAGCTATCATAGCACGTGTTATAAAAAACTATGACTTTATTGACTGGGAATGCTTCTTACCAATGCTTTTCAGTAGATTCTTGAACATGTTTGAG GTTCCTTTGGCAAATGGAAGTGCTTCATATCCATTTTCCGTTGACGTTCCAAGATACACAAGATTCTTATTCTCCCATAAAACTTCCACCCCAGCAAAGGCCATTGCAAAGTCAATT GTCTATCTGCTTAAACCTGGTGGTGCAGCTCAAGAGCTCTTCGGGAAATTGGGAAACCTCTTAGAACA ATATTACCATCCATCTAATGGTGGTCGCTGGACTTATTCACTGGAGCGCTTTTTGCTTCATTTGGTAATTATGTTCCAGAAGCGCTTACAGCATGAGCAATG GAGCACAGATAACAATAGACAGGCTGAAATGTTTCTTGGAAGATCGGAAAGGACTTATTTTGTCAATGTTTTACTGAAGTTAATTGATCGCGGGCAATACAGCAAAGATGAACATCTTTCTGAGACAGTTGCTGCAGCAACTTCCATTTTGTCATATGTGGAGCCCACTTTGGTTCTTCCATTTTTAGCATCTCGATTCCATTTGGCCTTGGAGACG ATGACTGCCACCCACCAGTTGAAAACTGCAGTGATGTCAGTAGCATTTGCAGGACGTTCTCTGTGTCTCACATCCCTCTCAACTCGAGGGAAACAGGAAGATTGTGGTGGGGGTGATGATGCATATGTCGATCTCTTGACAATTTCACTATCCAATGCTTTACTTGGTATGGATGCTAATGACCCCCCCAAAACATTGGCAACCATGCAGTTAATTGGCTCCATATTTTCCAAT ATTGCTACTTTGGATGATAGTACCGATCAGCTATCATTCATGCCAATGATCCGGTTTTCTGAATGGTTGGATGAATTCTTGTGTCGCTTATTTTCATTGCTTCAACATCTAGAACCCAGCAGCGTTCT gCATGAAGGCCTACATTCATCGGCAACATCAGGAACTTTTCTTGTCGATGATGGTCCTTTCTACTATTGTATGCTCGAAATCTTGCTCGGAAGACTATCTAAATCGCTATACAATCAG GCTTTGAGAAAAATTGCAAAGTTTGTGAGGACAAGTATTCTTCCTGGAGCAGTTGCAGAGGTTGGATTGCTTTGTTGTGCTTGTGTTCATTCAAACCCAGAAGCGGCTGTTGCTTCTCTTGTTGATCCAATCTTGTCATCTGTTATATCCTCTTTGAAAGGAACGCCTGCAACGGGCTTTGGAGGGAGAGGGATTCCAGATGCCACAGTTTCAATTAAG GCCAAACCAACACTCTCTCCAGCTCTTGAAACAGCAATcgattatcaattaaaaatattatcagttGCCATAAACTATGGAGGTCCTGCTCTTCTTCGGTGCAAGGATCAATTCAAAGAAGCTATCGTGTCAGCTTTTGAATCTCCCTCTTGGAAG GTTAATGGAGCCGGTGATCATCTCCTTCGATCCCTCCTTGGAAGCCTGATTGTTTATTATCCTATGGATCAATACAA GTCCATTTCAAGGCACCCAGCAGCTCTGGCATTAGAAGAATGGATCAGCGCAAAAGATTACAACAGTGATGGACCATCGATGGGGCCCAAGTGGCATGTTCCAAATGATGATGAAGTTCAGTTTGCAAATGAActtttaaaccttcattttcaatcAGCTTTAGATGACCTTTTGAAAATAtgccaaaataaaatacattccGATACAG GAAATGAGAAAGAGCACTTGAAAGTGACTCTTTTGCGTATTGATTCTTCACTGCAAGGTGTTTTATCTTGCTTACCTGATTTCAGCCCATCCTCCAGGAATGGGATTGTGGAAGATGCGAGTCATATTTCTTTCTTGATAGCTGGAGCAACTGGTTCAAGTGTTGGCAGTACTGGACTGCGTGAAAAAGCTGTTGAGATTATACATGCAGCTTGcaa ATATATGTTAGAGGAAAAATCAGATGACAGCATCCTCTTGATACTCACTGTTCGTATCATGGATGCTTTGGGAAACTTTG GAAGTTTGGAGTATGAGGAGTGGTCGAATCACAGGCAGGCTTGGAAGTTGGAATCTGCTGCCATTTTAGAACCTCCAATGAATTTTATCGTGTCTTCTCATTCTCaaggaaagaaaag GCCTAGGTGGGCTCTTATTGACAAGGCATACATGCATAGTACTTGGAGGTCATCACAATCATCCTATCATCTGTTTCGTATGAGTGGGAACTTCTCTCCACCAGACCATGCAATTCTTTTGATGGATGATCTGCTAAAACTTTCTTTGCATAGTTACGAAACTGTTCGCTC GCTTGCTGGAAAATCTCTGCTGAAGATGATTAAGAGATGGCCATCAATGATTTCAAAATGTGTGCTCTCTCTTACTGAACACTTGCGGAATCCCAGCTCACCAGAATATGCAGTGCTGGGTTCTTGTACTGTCCTTTCTACACAAACAGTTCTCAAGCATTTGACAACA GATCCAAAAGCattatcttcttttcttcttgggATTCTTTCAAG CTCGCATCATGAATCACTGAAAGCCCAGAAAGCTATTAATGAG CTTTTTGTTATGTACAACATCTACTTTCCGGGAGTGTCTAGAAGCATTTTCAGGACATCAGATAATCACATAGATGgaccaaattttgcagatttGGTTTCTCAGATTGGATCAATGAGTTTTGATTCTTCTGGTTTGCATTGGCG GTACAACCTAATGGCTAACAGAGTACCTTTCCTGTTACTTTGTGATTGACTCCTTGCCCTTTTCATCAGCATTCTTTCCACATTTTAATGGGATTTTCACTCACAATTTCTTTGACATTGTCTTACTGATGCCTTTTCAGGCcactttcttaaaaatttaaaaagtcaaCTTCCTCAAACAAGGATACTTGCAATCTCAGCTCTAAATACACTATTAAAAGAGTCACCATACAAGCTCTCTGCTGAGAATCAATCTGCAGTACTAGAGGATTTACAGACAAATGCCAAATCATCTCTCGAAGGGGCATTAAGTGAAATTTTTCAGGAAGAAGGGTTCTTTAACGAGACTTTGAATAGCCTGTCTCATGTTCATGTAATCACTGATATTGATAGCACTTCTTCCAGAGGAAGTCACGGGAATTCTTTTATCCAAAACCTTGCAGACAAATCAATTACccgtttttattttgatttttcatcttCATGGCCACGCACTCCTAGTTGGATTTCTCTATTTGGAAGTGATACTTTCTACTCCAACTTTGCACGAATCTTTAAGCGCCTAATACAAGAATGTGGCATGCCTGTCTTACAAGCACTTAAAGGAACACTGGAGGAGTTTGCAAATGCTAAGGAAAGGTCTAAGCAGTGTGTTGCTGCTGAAGCATTTGCTGGGGTGTTGCACTCTGATATCAATGGTCTTTTAGGAGCATGGGACAACTGGATAATAGTTCAGTTGCAGACTGTGATTCTTTCCCAGTCAGTGGAATCTATTCCAGAGTGGGCAGCATGTATACGCTATTCAGTTACAGGAAAAGGAAAATACGGTACAAGAGTCCCTGTTCTGAGGAAACAGATTTTGGATTGTTTGATGACACCTTTACCTCCTGCTGTAAATACCACTGTTGTTGCAAAGCGCTACACTTTTCTTTCAGCTGCTCTCATAGAGATATCCCCACAAAAGATGCCAGTGGCTGAGATAAAACTCCATAACAGACTTATGAATGAGCTGTTGGATAACATGTGGCACTCATCAGCGCAA GTAAGGGAAGCTATAGGTGTTACCCTGGCTGTGCTGTGCTCTAACATTCGTCTTCACTTGTCATCTGCTCATGATTATTCTTGTGAAGAGGCAAGCGAGATTGACAACCAATTGAAAGAGGAAAAGTGGGTCCTAATTCTGACTCACCGAGCTACTGATGTGGTCACAAATATTCAGAATACTAGTCCAGCAGACAACTTGGAGACTGCTGGGCATACGGCTTTTCAAAATGGGTCTTTGAATGGGGATGCACAAGATGATGTTAAGTGGATGGAAACG CTATTTCATTTTATCATCTCAACGTTGAAGTCTGGCAGATCTTCTTATTTACTGGATGTTATTGTGCAATTTCTCTATCCTGTACTTTCTTTGCAG GAAACATCAAATAAAGATTTGTCAACACTGGCCAAGGCATGTTTTGAATTGCTGAAATGGAGAATTTTCTGGGCACCTCATCTCCAGAGGGCTGTTTCAGTGATTCTTTGTTCTGCCAATGATCCGAACTGGCGGACCCGATCAGCTACTTTGACATATCTGCGTACTTTTATGTATAG GCATACTTTCATCCTCTCAAATGtggaaaaacaacaaatttggAAAACTGTTGAAAGTCTCCTGAGAGATAATCAAGTAGAG GTAAGGGAGCATGCTGCAACAGTTCTAGCAGGTCTAGTGAAGGGTGGGAATGAAGATCTTGCTAGAGACTTCCGTGAAAGAGCTTACTTGGAGGCGAATACCATCCATAGGAAGAGAAAGCAAAG GAATCTGAAAACTGGCCAATCTATAGCATCTGTTCATGGTGCTGTACTTGCTTTGGTGGCTTCTGTGTTGTCAGTTCCATATGATATGCCCAG TTGGTTGCCTGATCATGTTACTCTACTGGCTTGTTTTGGAGGAGAGCCTTCACCTGTGAAATCTACGGTTACAAAAGCAATCGCTGAGTTCCGACGAACTCATGCGGACACATGGAATGTCCAGAAAGATTCATTTACTGAAGAACAACTCGAG GTTCTAGCAGATACATCGTCCTCATCATCATATTTTGCTTGA